The window ggaaaaaaatacacaTACAAATTAGCAGACCAGCAGTACTTGCAGAGTATAACAAAAAATGGGTGGTACTGTTTGAATGTATCAGAATGTTGGACAGTACAGGAATAAATTAGAAACAGAAAATGGTACTGCGCATTTTTTACATGGCTTCTTAATGTTTCAGTCAATAACGGGTGGTGTTTGTATCGAAAATCAAAAAACTCTCAGATGTCCCAAATAGACTTTCGAAGGGTTTTCGTGCAAGTTTATTTGAAGAAATATTCATCATCTTCCAAAGGCACTGACAGGACTCCATCTCCATATTCTAATGCGCAAAGAGTATACGATGAAATTAGATATGATAGGATGGAACACCTAGTGAATAAAATTCCAAACGACAAAAGAAGACGTTGTGCTGGAAGATTCTGCAAAAGTTGAACACGCACGATGTGTGAAAAATGTAAATGTCTCTATATTGATTGTTTCGTTACCTATCACACAAAATGTTTAAATTACTTATCCATTATtttcagtttaaaaaaaaaatagaactgtttacagatatattttgtgttttttgcaCCCATTGGTGGAACACCCTCCATAGGGGAGGGTGTTCCATAGCGAAACATGTTCCACAATGAAACAaagagattttaaaatttaaataccgcGCCAAATCAACACAACCTTCGCTTCAGAGAAGTTCCCGCCGTCCTCTACTTGTTATCTTAACCTCAGTGTGTGTCCTCCGTTCTGTTGCGacgaaaaaaatattgtttttctggtTCCAAGTAAATTTTAAGTGATATATTTTTAACCCGGTAAGTctccaattatttaatttaatatttgctaAGAACGTTGGGGGTAAGGTACATAATTGATTGATGATTTCTGAAATTTGCGGTATTTTGAATGTTTTAGGTTAGGTTGTTAAGTTAATTGTTGGGAAAAGTGCTTAATGGTCCAGATTGAAACAAGTCCATGTGGGGCACAGTGAAACATGTTTCACTGTACCCGATGACACATgcaacaatgttttaattatttattttttagttgtCATCCAAGTTTAAGATGGCTCGTAACCGTAAGCGCAAAACAAACATTGGCACTTTCAGTCAAGAGCAGATGAAAGCAGCTGTGCGTCTCGTTGTTCAAGAAAATCTGATTATAAGACGAGCAGCCGAATTACAAGGTGTTGCCTATGTTACTTTGTTTAGGTAAGAAATCAGATGCATTTAAGTAACTTTTTCTGTTGTATGATGcactatttttcatttcttaaaatagtttttcttttattttaggtATGTACGCAAAGTTAAAGCGAACCCCGATTCAGACACTGTTTTTCGTCCCAAATATGATGTGAGGTTAATTTTTACACATGATGAAGAGAAAACCTTAGTCGACTATATTTTGACCTCTGCAAAGATGTGCTATGGACTTACTCCACTGGAATGCCGCAAGCTTGCGTTTGAGTCAGCAACAAACAAGGAAATccctaataattggaaaaaacaaacaatggcaGGTAGAGAGTGGTATTTTGGCTTCAGGAAAAGGCATCCAGAATTAAGTTGTCGAAAACCAGAAGCTTGTAGTTTATCCCGTTCTACTGCGTTTAACAGGCACAATGTttcaacttttttcaaaaatcttGAAACAGTTCTTAAGCGTGAGTCTCGTTTTAGTTA is drawn from Diabrotica undecimpunctata isolate CICGRU chromosome 5, icDiaUnde3, whole genome shotgun sequence and contains these coding sequences:
- the LOC140442157 gene encoding uncharacterized protein encodes the protein MARNRKRKTNIGTFSQEQMKAAVRLVVQENLIIRRAAELQGVAYVTLFRYVRKVKANPDSDTVFRPKYDVRLIFTHDEEKTLVDYILTSAKMCYGLTPLECRKLAFESATNKEIPNNWKKQTMAGREWYFGFRKRHPELSCRKPEACSLSRSTAFNRHNVSTFFKNLETVLKRESRFSYGSRVFNLDETGTTTVHAPPKILAKKGMKQVSQCTSGDRGVLVTTCSIIYAGGYALPPAMVFPRVHFKEMMIQDAPAGTLGLAASSGWINRELFPQVMEHFIKYSSSSCNNPSLLIMDNHESHLSMETLDLAKSNGVTILTLPPHCSNKMQSLDVAVFSSFKAHYNNAMQG